A genome region from Anaerolineae bacterium includes the following:
- a CDS encoding reactive intermediate/imine deaminase (has endoribonuclease activity on mRNA), with product MPDRRTLLAPGAPRAIGPYSHAVIAGNMVYTAGQAGLDPATRKMAEGIEAQTRQTLRNLAAILEAAGTSLQNVVKTTVFLANMDDFQAMNAVYAEFFPENPPARTTVQAARIPLDALVEIEAVAILED from the coding sequence ATGCCAGATCGACGTACGCTCTTGGCACCCGGCGCTCCCCGCGCCATCGGCCCCTACTCCCACGCCGTCATCGCCGGCAACATGGTCTACACCGCCGGCCAGGCCGGCCTCGACCCGGCCACGCGCAAGATGGCCGAGGGTATAGAAGCTCAGACCCGGCAGACGCTGCGTAACCTGGCCGCCATCTTGGAGGCAGCGGGCACCTCCCTACAGAACGTGGTGAAGACCACCGTGTTCCTGGCGAACATGGACGACTTTCAGGCGATGAACGCCGTGTACGCTGAGTTCTTCCCCGAGAACCCGCCTGCCCGCACCACCGTTCAGGCCGCCCGCATACCCCTGGACGCCTTGGTCGAGATCGAGGCGGTTGCGATCCTGGAGGACTGA